One Desulfovibrio fairfieldensis genomic window carries:
- the amrA gene encoding AmmeMemoRadiSam system protein A: MALSFSLNAEERAFLARLARLAIESALADKGTARPPEPPEKGDAVRESVGTLRRPLGSFATITLNGRLRGCIGTIVGREPLYLNLWRMARAAAFEDPRFPSLTLREWAGAALHISVLDELTPCPDPEAIEVGRHGLALQYLGHSGVFLPQVPVEQGWDRLSYLENLCAKAGLPGGSWRAPGARLFWYEALVFDA; this comes from the coding sequence ATGGCGCTTTCCTTTTCCTTGAATGCCGAGGAGCGAGCCTTTCTGGCCCGGCTGGCCCGTTTGGCCATTGAAAGCGCTCTGGCGGACAAGGGTACGGCCCGGCCGCCGGAACCGCCGGAGAAAGGCGACGCGGTGAGGGAGAGCGTCGGCACATTGCGCCGCCCGCTGGGCTCTTTTGCAACCATCACTCTAAACGGGCGGCTGCGCGGCTGCATCGGCACCATTGTGGGCCGCGAGCCTCTTTACCTCAATCTCTGGCGCATGGCCCGCGCCGCCGCCTTTGAAGATCCGCGTTTTCCGTCGCTGACCCTCCGGGAATGGGCTGGAGCGGCCCTGCACATTTCCGTACTGGACGAACTCACGCCTTGTCCGGACCCGGAAGCCATTGAAGTCGGGCGGCACGGTCTGGCCCTGCAATATCTGGGGCACAGCGGCGTTTTTCTGCCTCAGGTGCCGGTGGAGCAGGGCTGGGATCGTCTGTCCTACCTGGAAAATCTCTGCGCCAAGGCGGGCTTGCCGGGCGGCAGTTGGCGCGCGCCCGGCGCGCGTTTGTTCTGGTATGAAGCTCTGGTTTTCGATGCCTGA
- the ribB gene encoding 3,4-dihydroxy-2-butanone-4-phosphate synthase, with translation MHQSQSPLVLFGSSTERMRRALDAVRAGQGVCIVDDEDRENEGDLIFPAQFLTVPQMALLIRHCSGIVCLCLTDERIRRLRLPMMTEVNTNSQGTAFTVSIEAAEGVTTGVSAADRVATVQAAVSPEARPEDLRRPGHVFPLRARPGGVLERRGHTEATVDLMALAGLEPCGVLCELTNEDGSMARLPQVAAFASAHAMPLLSVEDIASWRQAPAGGKARPAGRVA, from the coding sequence ATGCATCAGTCCCAATCCCCCCTTGTGTTGTTCGGTTCTTCCACGGAGCGGATGCGCCGCGCCCTGGATGCGGTGCGCGCCGGTCAGGGCGTCTGCATCGTGGATGACGAGGACCGCGAAAACGAAGGCGATCTGATTTTTCCGGCCCAATTCCTCACCGTGCCGCAGATGGCCCTGCTGATCCGGCATTGCAGCGGCATTGTTTGCCTCTGCCTGACTGACGAGCGCATCCGTCGCCTGCGTCTGCCCATGATGACGGAGGTCAATACCAATTCGCAGGGCACGGCCTTTACCGTGTCCATTGAGGCGGCCGAGGGGGTGACCACCGGCGTTTCCGCCGCTGATCGTGTGGCCACGGTACAGGCCGCCGTCAGCCCGGAGGCCCGGCCGGAAGATCTGCGCCGCCCCGGCCATGTCTTTCCGTTGCGGGCGCGTCCCGGCGGCGTTCTGGAGCGTCGCGGCCATACCGAAGCCACGGTGGACCTCATGGCCCTGGCCGGTCTTGAGCCCTGCGGGGTACTTTGCGAACTGACCAATGAGGACGGCAGCATGGCCCGTTTGCCGCAGGTGGCGGCCTTTGCCAGCGCCCACGCCATGCCCCTGCTCAGCGTGGAGGATATCGCCTCCTGGCGGCAGGCCCCGGCCGGGGGAAAAGCGCGTCCTGCGGGCCGGGTGGCTTAA
- a CDS encoding glucosyltransferase domain-containing protein — protein MNERALLIRSDWREDLLKLWQRIPVDWKKAFIAAMLINIIVYFFDLAQFPLGDHDVGYEDGIPLLSGGRTGRWFTPFLHLLSGHVQIPVYTQLLAFATQIAAGMGAVLLWRPKAGAWLLFAGGIMVSCMPAVTDFYYYHYMALAFTASQLFMVLALHASLKPGRHRLLSYALAVVLTTCALASYQSSIMTWTTCFWGLVLIKLLEWDGRLSALYVLCKALCPALLCLMAACLLYAVSLRLYPLVGFSLDLYQFQTVVFTDLPQRLWELVRQSWLHLVVPQGFMSLWLKILLLCALAGGAAAMLSRAVHVTQRQLLKVSIFIVAIALFPVAAKSQFLVSNNSNWYLYRFLAMGLSYVYSFFLLTLLADSKTPIRNAGLLLFILLLPCMAVNCLDQQIRHVRSTEHDLAVLNRVIGRIESLPNFDPDKTYNLVQLGRTKSYLQDTPRVGPLTPLSSRTISQAWNPGFELWLLSKYLKLGDRLNEEIQKRPDLMEKALHFARDKQAFPHQGSIGIVDDTIILIFDRDAIPTAEARLKTLKQ, from the coding sequence ATGAATGAAAGAGCATTGCTGATAAGATCCGATTGGCGCGAAGACCTGCTGAAATTGTGGCAGCGCATTCCCGTAGATTGGAAAAAGGCTTTTATCGCGGCAATGCTGATCAATATCATCGTCTATTTCTTTGATCTGGCACAATTTCCTCTTGGCGATCACGACGTAGGTTATGAAGACGGCATTCCTCTCTTGAGCGGAGGTCGAACGGGCCGTTGGTTTACCCCCTTTCTACATCTGCTGAGCGGCCATGTGCAAATTCCTGTCTACACCCAGCTTCTGGCTTTTGCCACACAGATTGCCGCAGGTATGGGCGCGGTTCTGCTCTGGCGCCCCAAGGCCGGGGCGTGGCTTCTGTTCGCTGGCGGTATTATGGTTTCCTGCATGCCAGCGGTGACGGATTTTTACTATTATCACTACATGGCGCTGGCCTTTACAGCTTCACAACTTTTTATGGTCCTCGCCCTACACGCCAGCCTGAAACCGGGAAGGCATCGCCTGCTGAGCTATGCTTTGGCCGTCGTTCTGACGACATGTGCATTGGCCAGCTATCAATCTTCCATCATGACCTGGACCACCTGCTTCTGGGGCTTAGTTCTGATCAAACTTCTGGAATGGGACGGCAGGTTGAGCGCGCTATATGTTTTGTGCAAAGCGCTCTGTCCGGCATTGCTCTGCCTTATGGCGGCTTGCCTGCTCTATGCAGTAAGCCTGCGCCTTTATCCCCTGGTAGGCTTCTCTCTGGATTTATACCAGTTTCAGACCGTCGTGTTCACCGATCTGCCGCAGCGCCTTTGGGAGCTGGTGCGCCAATCCTGGCTACATCTTGTCGTGCCGCAGGGTTTTATGTCTCTATGGCTTAAAATCCTTCTACTTTGTGCTCTGGCGGGAGGCGCGGCAGCCATGCTGAGCAGGGCGGTGCATGTGACGCAACGCCAGCTCCTGAAAGTTTCCATTTTCATAGTGGCCATTGCGCTCTTCCCGGTAGCCGCCAAGTCGCAATTTCTGGTCAGCAACAACAGCAATTGGTACCTTTACCGTTTTCTGGCGATGGGTCTCAGCTATGTATACAGTTTTTTCCTTCTGACATTGCTTGCCGACAGCAAAACGCCCATACGCAATGCCGGTCTTTTGCTTTTTATTTTGTTACTGCCATGCATGGCCGTCAACTGTCTGGACCAACAAATCCGTCATGTGCGCTCCACAGAGCATGATCTGGCGGTGCTCAATCGTGTCATTGGGCGCATAGAAAGCCTGCCGAATTTCGACCCTGACAAAACATACAATCTTGTTCAACTGGGCCGTACCAAGTCTTACCTCCAAGATACCCCTCGGGTTGGCCCTTTGACGCCCCTGTCTTCTCGAACAATATCTCAAGCCTGGAATCCCGGCTTTGAGCTTTGGCTGCTCTCCAAATATCTCAAACTGGGAGACAGGCTTAATGAAGAAATCCAGAAGCGGCCGGATCTTATGGAAAAAGCTCTACATTTTGCGCGCGACAAGCAAGCTTTTCCACATCAGGGGTCTATCGGCATTGTGGATGATACAATTATTCTAATTTTTGATCGCGACGCCATTCCGACGGCAGAGGCTCGTTTAAAAACACTGAAACAATAA
- a CDS encoding ATP-dependent RecD-like DNA helicase, producing MADLPLLRDPDAVELTGTVERVIFHNEENGYTVLRLLPDKGLTGEAKVTGAPPRTVSRDPVSCVGHMVDPQAGVQLKVAGRWVNNVRFGRQVEFNTAEEVLPATSEGIRLYLASGLIKGVGEELAGRIVEAFGTDTIRVLDEEPERLLKVRGLGRKSLGRIRDSWAEHRGMRDLLLFLQPHGITPAYAVRIYRAYGSQALNVVRENPYRLAMDIHGIGFVTADAAAAKLGFEADNPLRIQAGTLYILQKATDDGNVYLPEHKLVRDVCAQLSVEPEQARDAIAALEQDERLVREAMDAPEDSEGQDGADDFDAGDGVEVGVYLRRYHHCESKTAFYLQRLLHSPKAVRFENPDALVDKVTAELPIALAPEQLEAVRTAARSKVMVLTGGPGTGKTTIINAIIKLFGEVRARILLAAPTGRAAKRMAETSGREARTIHRLLEYSPKEDGFARNEDNPLACGLLVVDEASMMDTLLFYHLLKAVPLGATLVLVGDVYQLPSVGPGNVLSDIISSGVLPVVELTEIFRQSAESEIICNAHLINHGEIPCLESSKERLSDFYFIHQNDPEKAADLMVDLVKNHIPRRFGLDPVDDIQVLTPMHKGAVGAGQMNTRLQEALNPNGLEVRRGDRAFRLHDKVMQVRNNYEKDVFNGDMGRIVFLDSKERTLSVSFDERVVPYDFEELDELAPAYAISIHKSQGSEYPAVVIPIMMQHYVLLQRNLVYTGVTRGKKLVVLVGESRALHMAVKNNKTRKRYTRLAWRLAPQG from the coding sequence ATGGCCGATCTGCCCCTGCTGCGCGATCCCGACGCCGTGGAACTCACCGGCACGGTGGAGCGCGTGATCTTCCACAATGAAGAAAACGGCTACACTGTCCTTCGTCTGTTGCCCGACAAGGGCCTGACCGGCGAGGCCAAGGTAACGGGCGCGCCGCCGCGTACCGTCAGCCGCGATCCCGTGTCCTGCGTGGGACACATGGTGGACCCGCAGGCCGGGGTCCAGCTCAAGGTGGCCGGGCGCTGGGTGAACAACGTCCGTTTCGGCCGTCAGGTGGAATTCAACACCGCCGAGGAAGTGCTGCCCGCCACCAGCGAGGGCATCCGTCTCTATCTGGCCTCGGGCCTGATCAAGGGCGTGGGCGAAGAACTGGCCGGGCGCATTGTGGAAGCCTTCGGCACGGACACCATCCGCGTGCTGGACGAGGAGCCCGAGCGCCTGCTCAAAGTGCGCGGTCTGGGCCGCAAAAGCCTGGGCCGCATCCGCGACTCCTGGGCCGAACACCGGGGCATGCGCGATCTGCTGCTTTTTTTGCAGCCCCACGGCATCACCCCGGCCTATGCCGTGCGCATCTACCGGGCCTACGGCAGCCAGGCCCTCAACGTGGTGCGCGAAAATCCCTACCGCCTGGCCATGGACATTCACGGCATCGGTTTTGTGACCGCCGACGCGGCCGCCGCCAAGCTGGGCTTTGAAGCGGACAATCCGCTGCGCATCCAGGCGGGCACGCTCTACATTCTGCAAAAGGCCACGGATGACGGCAACGTCTATCTGCCCGAGCACAAGTTGGTGCGGGACGTCTGCGCACAGCTGAGCGTGGAGCCGGAACAGGCCCGGGACGCCATTGCCGCCCTGGAACAGGACGAACGCCTGGTACGCGAGGCCATGGACGCGCCCGAAGATTCCGAGGGTCAGGACGGCGCGGACGACTTTGATGCCGGGGACGGCGTGGAAGTGGGCGTCTATCTGCGTCGCTATCATCATTGCGAATCCAAAACCGCTTTTTATCTCCAACGCCTGTTGCACTCGCCCAAGGCCGTGCGCTTTGAAAATCCGGACGCGCTGGTGGACAAGGTCACGGCCGAGCTGCCCATCGCCCTGGCCCCGGAACAGCTGGAAGCCGTGCGCACGGCGGCGCGCAGCAAGGTCATGGTGCTCACCGGCGGCCCCGGTACGGGCAAGACCACCATCATCAACGCGATCATCAAATTGTTCGGTGAAGTGCGGGCGCGCATCCTGCTGGCCGCGCCCACGGGCCGGGCCGCCAAACGCATGGCCGAAACCTCGGGCCGCGAGGCGCGCACCATCCACCGCCTGCTGGAGTACAGCCCCAAGGAGGACGGCTTCGCCCGCAACGAGGACAATCCTCTGGCCTGCGGCCTGCTGGTGGTGGATGAAGCCTCCATGATGGACACCCTGCTCTTCTACCATCTGCTCAAAGCCGTGCCCCTGGGCGCGACCCTGGTGCTGGTGGGCGACGTCTACCAGTTGCCCTCGGTGGGGCCGGGCAATGTGCTGTCGGACATCATTTCCTCGGGCGTGTTGCCGGTGGTGGAGCTGACCGAAATTTTCCGCCAGTCCGCCGAGAGCGAAATCATCTGCAACGCGCACCTCATCAACCACGGCGAGATTCCCTGCCTGGAATCCAGCAAGGAACGGCTGTCGGACTTTTACTTCATCCATCAGAACGACCCGGAAAAGGCGGCCGACCTGATGGTGGATCTGGTCAAAAATCATATCCCGCGCCGTTTCGGCCTGGACCCGGTGGACGACATCCAGGTGCTCACGCCCATGCACAAGGGCGCCGTGGGCGCGGGCCAGATGAACACCCGCCTGCAGGAAGCGCTCAATCCCAACGGCCTGGAGGTGCGGCGCGGCGACCGGGCCTTCCGCCTGCACGACAAGGTCATGCAGGTGCGCAACAATTACGAGAAAGATGTCTTTAACGGCGACATGGGCCGCATTGTCTTTCTGGACTCCAAAGAGCGCACCCTGAGCGTCAGTTTTGACGAACGCGTGGTGCCCTACGACTTTGAGGAACTGGACGAGCTGGCCCCGGCCTACGCCATTTCCATCCATAAGTCCCAGGGCTCGGAATACCCGGCCGTGGTTATTCCCATCATGATGCAGCATTACGTGCTGCTCCAGCGCAACCTGGTCTATACCGGAGTGACGCGCGGCAAAAAACTGGTGGTGCTGGTGGGCGAATCCCGCGCCCTGCATATGGCCGTCAAAAACAACAAGACGCGCAAGCGCTATACGCGCCTGGCTTGGCGGCTGGCGCCGCAGGGCTAG
- a CDS encoding helix-hairpin-helix domain-containing protein, whose translation MSPCPATDGRALADLKSVGKATLADFRLLGVSSVAALAARDPRELYERLCRLKGVSVDICQYDLFCCAAAQALDPYLPPEQCDWFWWSRRRKAAKPDKAED comes from the coding sequence GTGAGCCCGTGCCCCGCAACGGATGGACGCGCTCTGGCGGATCTGAAATCCGTGGGCAAGGCCACGCTGGCGGACTTCCGCCTGCTGGGCGTGAGCAGCGTGGCGGCTCTGGCCGCCCGCGACCCGCGTGAACTCTACGAGCGCCTTTGCCGCCTAAAGGGCGTCAGCGTGGACATCTGCCAGTACGATCTTTTTTGTTGCGCCGCGGCGCAGGCCCTTGATCCGTATCTGCCGCCGGAGCAGTGCGACTGGTTCTGGTGGTCGCGCCGACGCAAGGCGGCCAAGCCGGATAAGGCGGAGGACTGA
- the aroC gene encoding chorismate synthase, with product MAGNTFGRVLRLTTFGESHGPGLGGMLDGCPAGLELCEADIQADLDLRKPGQGPTATKRREADRVRLLSGVFEGRTTGTPIAFYIANEDQRSRDYGNLAEIFRPGHADWSYFQKYNGIRDHRGGGRSSGRETAARVAGGVIARKILARRGVTVLAACVELGGIAVPATGVDMDGALRRPYFAASDAGPALWDAAVAEARKAGDTLGGIVQIVARDVPAGLGEPVFDKLEAVLAHAVMSVGAVKGVEVGDGFAAARLRGSQNNDPLLPGADGAIEAVRFASNHAGGILGGISSGQDIILRAAVKPIASIAHDQHTVDTTGRAATVRIGGRHDLCAIPRIVPVLSAMTALALADALLLQSRMGHGL from the coding sequence ATGGCGGGCAACACTTTCGGGCGCGTTCTGCGCCTGACCACGTTCGGCGAATCCCACGGGCCCGGCCTGGGCGGCATGCTGGACGGCTGTCCGGCGGGCCTGGAGCTGTGCGAGGCGGACATTCAGGCCGACCTGGACCTGCGCAAGCCCGGCCAGGGCCCCACAGCCACCAAACGCAGAGAGGCGGACCGGGTGCGCCTGCTTTCCGGCGTGTTCGAAGGCCGCACAACAGGCACGCCCATTGCCTTTTATATCGCCAATGAAGACCAGCGCTCGCGCGACTACGGCAATCTGGCCGAAATCTTCCGGCCCGGCCATGCGGACTGGAGCTATTTTCAGAAATACAACGGCATCCGCGACCATCGCGGCGGCGGCCGCTCCTCGGGCCGGGAAACAGCCGCGCGCGTGGCCGGGGGCGTGATCGCCAGAAAAATTCTGGCCCGTCGGGGCGTGACCGTTCTGGCGGCCTGCGTGGAGCTGGGCGGCATTGCCGTGCCCGCCACGGGCGTGGATATGGACGGCGCTTTACGCCGCCCGTATTTCGCGGCTTCGGACGCCGGCCCGGCCCTCTGGGACGCGGCTGTGGCCGAAGCCCGCAAGGCCGGGGACACCCTGGGCGGCATTGTGCAGATTGTGGCCCGCGACGTGCCCGCCGGACTGGGCGAACCGGTCTTCGACAAGCTGGAGGCGGTGCTGGCCCATGCCGTCATGAGCGTGGGCGCGGTCAAGGGCGTGGAAGTGGGCGATGGCTTCGCGGCGGCCCGCCTGCGCGGCTCACAGAATAATGATCCCCTGCTGCCCGGCGCAGACGGCGCCATTGAAGCCGTGCGCTTCGCCTCCAATCACGCCGGCGGCATCTTGGGCGGCATTTCCAGCGGCCAGGACATCATACTGCGCGCGGCCGTCAAGCCCATCGCCTCCATCGCGCACGACCAGCATACCGTGGACACGACAGGCCGCGCCGCCACAGTGCGTATCGGGGGCCGCCACGACCTCTGCGCCATCCCGCGCATTGTGCCCGTGCTTTCGGCCATGACCGCCCTGGCCCTGGCCGACGCCCTGTTGCTGCAAAGTCGCATGGGGCACGGCCTGTGA
- a CDS encoding ABC transporter permease: MLISAASLAVALLIAVPGGYLCVRYGGLKKALLAVFQTLRIVPSLAVLFLLIPVMGTGFMPATAALVLLAVPPILLNTVAGLDGVPQDMLETAAGLGMTRRQVWRKVRFPLAMPMILTGVKIAVIEIIASATLAAKIGAGGLGEIIFTGLGLNRIDLLLIGGFSVALLSLAGGLTFAVLGKALFRYREA, from the coding sequence GTGCTGATCAGCGCGGCGTCTCTCGCCGTGGCGCTGCTCATTGCCGTCCCCGGAGGATACTTGTGCGTGCGGTATGGCGGTCTGAAAAAAGCGCTGCTCGCCGTGTTCCAGACGCTTCGCATCGTTCCGAGCCTGGCGGTGCTTTTTCTGCTTATTCCTGTCATGGGCACGGGATTCATGCCCGCGACCGCCGCGCTTGTGCTGCTGGCCGTACCGCCCATCCTGCTGAACACCGTTGCCGGTCTGGACGGGGTGCCGCAAGATATGCTGGAAACAGCGGCGGGGCTGGGCATGACCCGGCGGCAGGTCTGGCGGAAAGTGCGTTTTCCCCTGGCTATGCCCATGATTTTGACAGGCGTGAAAATCGCTGTCATTGAAATAATAGCGAGTGCGACCCTTGCGGCGAAAATCGGCGCCGGAGGGCTGGGCGAAATTATTTTTACCGGTCTTGGTTTGAACAGAATCGATCTGCTTCTCATCGGCGGTTTCTCCGTCGCGCTTCTCTCGCTGGCCGGCGGATTGACGTTCGCCGTCCTGGGCAAAGCGCTGTTCCGGTACAGAGAGGCATGA
- a CDS encoding glycine betaine ABC transporter substrate-binding protein — protein MKTWKKAVMAAMGILAAGMLLFSCGGETKGTAIRVGTKDFTENLVVGELYALALEDAGYTVKRVFTIAGSVVHASIVNGEIDLYPEYTGTGLLTVLKMEAMADPAQVYATVKREYARRFNLVWLEPSRANDSQGLALKTSVAREFGIATISDLQRNAHKIRFASQGEFDQRADGLPGLEQVYGPFRWKSSRVFDNGLKYQVLLDDEADLVPAYTTEGRLADTEKFTLLRDDKHMWSPYYLAPVIRADVLAAHPDIAGILNRVSASLDTGTMTALNAKVDVDKREVADVAKEFYLGIRPQPGGEGR, from the coding sequence ATGAAAACCTGGAAAAAGGCCGTCATGGCGGCAATGGGAATTTTGGCGGCGGGGATGCTGCTGTTCTCGTGCGGCGGCGAGACAAAAGGGACGGCCATCAGGGTCGGAACCAAGGATTTTACGGAAAACCTGGTCGTCGGCGAATTGTATGCCCTCGCCCTTGAAGACGCCGGATATACGGTAAAGCGCGTTTTTACTATTGCGGGATCGGTGGTGCATGCCTCCATTGTGAACGGCGAGATTGACCTCTATCCGGAATACACCGGGACGGGCCTGCTGACGGTGCTGAAAATGGAAGCCATGGCGGACCCCGCGCAGGTATATGCAACGGTCAAACGGGAGTATGCCCGGCGCTTCAACCTTGTCTGGCTTGAGCCGTCCCGCGCCAACGACAGCCAGGGCCTGGCCCTGAAAACATCCGTGGCCCGCGAGTTCGGCATAGCCACCATCTCCGATCTGCAACGGAATGCCCACAAGATCCGCTTCGCATCCCAGGGAGAGTTCGACCAGCGCGCCGACGGCCTGCCCGGCCTGGAGCAGGTGTACGGGCCGTTCCGCTGGAAGTCTTCGCGGGTTTTCGACAACGGCCTGAAGTATCAGGTTCTGCTGGATGATGAGGCTGATCTTGTTCCCGCCTATACCACCGAGGGCCGTTTGGCGGACACCGAAAAATTCACGCTTCTGCGGGACGACAAGCACATGTGGTCGCCGTATTACCTGGCCCCGGTCATTCGTGCCGACGTACTGGCGGCGCATCCCGACATTGCGGGTATCCTGAACCGGGTAAGCGCCTCTCTTGACACCGGCACTATGACCGCGCTCAACGCCAAAGTGGATGTGGACAAAAGGGAGGTTGCGGATGTGGCGAAGGAGTTCTACCTCGGGATACGGCCGCAACCCGGCGGAGAAGGGCGGTGA
- a CDS encoding ABC transporter ATP-binding protein translates to MSRCAILFDGVSKRFGRSGPFAVDHVHLSINEGEFITILGSSGSGKTTLLKMVNRLYEPDTGSIYLFGENARDVDVIKLRRRIGYVIQQAGLFPHMTVAGNIATVPELLGWDRRRIAARVEELLRLVGLEPDLFHARYPGQLSGGQQQRVGLARALAVDPKIMLLDEPFGAIDAITRNNLQDELLRLHGGLKKTFLFVTHDIAEAVKLGDRVVVMNQGKVCQFDTPMNIIREPADDFVASLVGSARQQQRLWVGFADV, encoded by the coding sequence GTGAGCCGATGCGCCATTTTATTTGACGGCGTCAGCAAGCGTTTCGGCCGCTCCGGGCCGTTTGCCGTCGATCATGTGCATCTTTCCATTAACGAGGGGGAGTTCATCACCATTCTCGGGTCGTCAGGCTCCGGCAAAACCACCCTGTTGAAAATGGTGAACCGGCTGTATGAACCGGACACCGGGTCCATTTATCTTTTCGGCGAGAACGCGCGGGATGTCGATGTGATCAAGCTGCGGCGGCGCATCGGTTACGTCATCCAGCAGGCGGGCCTGTTTCCTCACATGACCGTGGCCGGGAATATCGCGACGGTCCCCGAGCTGCTCGGGTGGGACCGGCGGCGCATCGCGGCGCGGGTGGAGGAACTGCTGCGCCTGGTTGGCCTCGAACCGGACCTCTTCCATGCCCGCTACCCAGGGCAACTTTCCGGCGGCCAGCAGCAGCGGGTCGGACTTGCCCGCGCGCTGGCGGTGGATCCTAAAATCATGCTTCTGGATGAGCCGTTCGGCGCCATTGACGCCATAACCCGGAACAATCTTCAGGATGAATTGCTCCGATTGCACGGCGGCCTGAAGAAAACATTTCTTTTCGTCACCCATGATATTGCCGAGGCCGTCAAGCTGGGAGACAGGGTGGTTGTGATGAACCAGGGCAAGGTCTGCCAGTTCGACACGCCGATGAACATCATCCGGGAACCGGCTGATGACTTTGTGGCCTCCCTTGTCGGCTCCGCGCGGCAGCAGCAACGGCTCTGGGTAGGTTTTGCCGATGTTTGA
- a CDS encoding ABC transporter permease: MFDYLFSQYATLGRAFLEHLWMVAVVLGLSLAAAAVLTVTAMYSRVWSAFLVNLFSVIYAIPSLALFAILIPATGLGKTTAIIVLILYNQYVLLRNFLAGLRGVDPAMLEAAAGMGMTTLQMLYKIRLPLSLNPLFAGLRLAAVSTIGIATIAATINAGGLGSILFDGLRSMNMYKIMWGALLSACLAIGANHLLLWLENKVAVTIPGTKDGV; encoded by the coding sequence ATGTTTGACTATCTGTTCAGCCAGTACGCCACGCTTGGCCGGGCATTTCTCGAGCATCTGTGGATGGTTGCCGTTGTTCTCGGGCTCTCGCTGGCTGCTGCGGCGGTTTTGACCGTGACGGCCATGTATTCAAGAGTCTGGTCCGCCTTTCTGGTGAACCTCTTTTCCGTGATTTACGCCATTCCCAGCCTGGCGCTGTTCGCCATCCTCATTCCCGCCACCGGCCTGGGGAAGACCACGGCGATCATTGTTCTTATCCTCTACAATCAATATGTGCTGCTGCGCAATTTTCTTGCCGGTCTGCGCGGGGTGGACCCGGCAATGCTTGAGGCCGCCGCCGGAATGGGCATGACCACGTTGCAGATGCTGTATAAAATCCGCCTGCCCCTGTCGCTCAATCCCCTGTTCGCCGGACTTCGCCTTGCCGCCGTTTCGACCATCGGCATAGCGACCATCGCCGCGACCATCAATGCGGGCGGCCTGGGCAGCATTTTGTTTGACGGCTTGCGCTCCATGAACATGTATAAAATCATGTGGGGAGCGCTGCTTTCCGCCTGTCTGGCTATTGGGGCGAACCACCTGCTGCTGTGGCTGGAAAACAAAGTGGCCGTAACCATTCCCGGAACGAAAGACGGCGTATGA
- the metK gene encoding methionine adenosyltransferase yields MQTKGKYFFTSESVTEGHPDKVADQISDAVLDTLLAQDSEAHVACETLVTTGMAVIAGEISTRGYADLPKVVRDTIKNIGYNSSEMGFDWQTCAVISSIDHQSPDIAQGVLRTKPEDQGAGDQGMMFGYACNETATLMPAPIYWAHQLSQQLARVRKDGIVDFFRPDGKTQVSFEYQDGKPVRINNVVVSTQHAASASQGEVAEAVKNEVIRPILGPSGYFDEKDCEIFINTTGRFVVGGPMGDCGLTGRKIIQDTYGGSGHHGGGAFSGKDPSKVDRSGAYMGRYIAKNVVAAGLAPVCEVQIAYCIGVAQPVSVLVSSQGTGDIPDEILTKAVREVFDLRPYFISKRLNLKRPIYAKTSCYGHFGRELPEFTWEATDAAADLRTAAKV; encoded by the coding sequence ATGCAAACCAAGGGCAAATACTTTTTCACCTCCGAATCCGTGACCGAGGGACATCCCGACAAGGTGGCCGACCAGATTTCCGACGCCGTGCTGGACACCCTGCTGGCCCAGGACTCGGAAGCTCACGTGGCCTGCGAAACCCTGGTGACCACGGGCATGGCCGTCATTGCCGGCGAAATCAGCACGCGCGGCTATGCGGACCTGCCCAAGGTAGTGCGCGATACCATCAAGAACATCGGCTACAACAGCTCGGAAATGGGCTTTGACTGGCAGACCTGCGCGGTGATTTCCTCCATCGACCATCAGTCGCCGGACATCGCCCAGGGCGTGCTGCGCACCAAGCCCGAAGATCAGGGCGCCGGCGACCAGGGCATGATGTTCGGCTACGCCTGCAATGAAACCGCCACCCTGATGCCCGCGCCCATCTACTGGGCCCACCAGCTTTCGCAGCAGCTGGCCCGCGTGCGCAAGGACGGCATCGTGGATTTCTTCCGCCCGGACGGCAAAACCCAGGTCTCCTTCGAGTATCAGGACGGCAAGCCCGTGCGCATCAACAACGTGGTGGTCTCCACCCAGCACGCGGCCAGCGCCAGCCAGGGCGAAGTGGCCGAAGCCGTGAAAAACGAGGTCATCCGCCCCATTCTGGGACCCTCGGGCTATTTTGACGAAAAGGACTGCGAAATCTTCATCAACACCACGGGCCGCTTCGTGGTGGGCGGCCCCATGGGCGACTGCGGGCTTACCGGCCGTAAAATCATTCAGGATACCTACGGCGGCAGCGGCCATCACGGCGGCGGCGCATTTTCCGGCAAGGACCCCTCCAAGGTGGACCGCTCCGGCGCGTATATGGGCCGCTACATTGCCAAGAATGTGGTGGCCGCCGGTCTCGCGCCGGTCTGCGAAGTGCAGATCGCCTATTGCATCGGCGTGGCCCAGCCGGTGAGCGTGCTGGTGTCCTCTCAGGGCACGGGCGACATCCCGGACGAAATCCTGACCAAGGCCGTGCGCGAAGTCTTTGACCTGCGCCCCTATTTCATCAGCAAGCGCCTGAATCTCAAGCGCCCCATTTACGCCAAGACCTCCTGCTACGGGCATTTCGGCCGCGAGCTGCCGGAATTCACCTGGGAAGCCACGGACGCGGCGGCCGACCTGCGCACCGCCGCCAAAGTCTAG